The following proteins are co-located in the Equus caballus isolate H_3958 breed thoroughbred chromosome 15, TB-T2T, whole genome shotgun sequence genome:
- the POMC gene encoding pro-opiomelanocortin isoform X1 gives MGELLVTLPCREVLLQSPHGRARQIYKDRESDQDQAAAKEEKERKKSDQERPPASSPRRSGSLPESSIPAAGVPPILFASAEPQPACKMPRSCGSRSGALLLALLLQASVEVRGWCLESSQCQDLTTESNLLACIRACKIDLSAETPVFPGNGEEQPLTENPRKYVMGHFRWDRFGRRNSSSGGGASQKREEEEVVVLGGPGPRGDGGDGGEAGPREGKRSYSMEHFRWGKPVGKKRRPVKVYPNGAEDESAEAFPLEFKRELAGERPEGAAARAELGYSLVAEAEAAEKKDEGPYKMEHFRWGSPRKDKRYGGFMSSEKSQTPLVTLFKNAIIKNAHKKGQ, from the exons ATGGGGGAGTTGCTTGTTACGTTGCCCTGCCGGGAAGTTCTCCTCCAGAGCCCACACGGGCGAGCCCGGCAGATATATAAGGACCGGGAGAGCGACCAGGACCAGGCGGCGgcgaaggaggagaaagagaggaagaaaagtgaCCAAGAGAGGCCCCCAGCATCCTCGCCCCGGCGCAGCGGGAGTCTCCCAGAGAGCAGCATCCCCGCGGCAG GGGTCCCACCAATCTTGTTTGCCTCTGCAGAGCCTCAGCCTGCCTGCAAGATGCCGAGATCGTGCGGCAGCCGCTCGGGGGCCCTGCTGCTGGCCCTGCTGCTTCAGGCTTCTGTGGAAGTGCGTGGCTGGTGCCTGGAGAGCAGCCAGTGTCAGGACCTCACCACGGAAAGTAACCTGCTG GCCTGCATCCGGGCCTGCAAGATCGACCTCTCCGCTGAGACGCCCGTGTTCCCCGGCAACGGCGAGGAGCAGCCGCTGACCGAGAACCCCCGGAAGTACGTCATGGGCCACTTCCGCTGGGACCGCTTCGGCCGCCGGAacagcagcagcggcggcggcgcgaGCCAGAAGcgcgaggaggaggaggtggtggtgctGGGCGGCCCCGGGCCCCGCGGCGACGGCGGCGATGGCGGCGAGGCGGGCCCGCGCGAGGGCAAGCGCTCCTACTCCATGGAGCACTTCCGCTGGGGCAAGCCGGTGGGCAAGAAGCGGCGCCCGGTGAAGGTGTACCCCAACGGCGCCGAGGACGAGTCGGCCGAGGCCTTCCCCCTGGAGTTCAAGAGGGAGCTGGCCGGGGAGCGGCCCGAGGGCGCGGCGGCCCGCGCCGAGCTGGGGTACAGCCTGGTGGCGGAGGCCGAGGCGGCGGAGAAGAAGGACGAGGGGCCCTATAAAATGGAGCACTTCCGCTGGGGCAGCCCGCGCAAGGACAAGCGCTACGGCGGCTTCATGAGCTCCGAGAAGAGCCAGACGCCCCTGGTGACGCTGTTCAAAAACGCCATCATCAAGAACGCCCACAAGAAGGGCCAGTGA
- the POMC gene encoding pro-opiomelanocortin isoform X2 produces the protein MGELLVTLPCREVLLQSPHGRARQIYKDRESDQDQAAAKEEKERKKSDQERPPASSPRRSGSLPESSIPAAEPQPACKMPRSCGSRSGALLLALLLQASVEVRGWCLESSQCQDLTTESNLLACIRACKIDLSAETPVFPGNGEEQPLTENPRKYVMGHFRWDRFGRRNSSSGGGASQKREEEEVVVLGGPGPRGDGGDGGEAGPREGKRSYSMEHFRWGKPVGKKRRPVKVYPNGAEDESAEAFPLEFKRELAGERPEGAAARAELGYSLVAEAEAAEKKDEGPYKMEHFRWGSPRKDKRYGGFMSSEKSQTPLVTLFKNAIIKNAHKKGQ, from the exons ATGGGGGAGTTGCTTGTTACGTTGCCCTGCCGGGAAGTTCTCCTCCAGAGCCCACACGGGCGAGCCCGGCAGATATATAAGGACCGGGAGAGCGACCAGGACCAGGCGGCGgcgaaggaggagaaagagaggaagaaaagtgaCCAAGAGAGGCCCCCAGCATCCTCGCCCCGGCGCAGCGGGAGTCTCCCAGAGAGCAGCATCCCCGCGGCAG AGCCTCAGCCTGCCTGCAAGATGCCGAGATCGTGCGGCAGCCGCTCGGGGGCCCTGCTGCTGGCCCTGCTGCTTCAGGCTTCTGTGGAAGTGCGTGGCTGGTGCCTGGAGAGCAGCCAGTGTCAGGACCTCACCACGGAAAGTAACCTGCTG GCCTGCATCCGGGCCTGCAAGATCGACCTCTCCGCTGAGACGCCCGTGTTCCCCGGCAACGGCGAGGAGCAGCCGCTGACCGAGAACCCCCGGAAGTACGTCATGGGCCACTTCCGCTGGGACCGCTTCGGCCGCCGGAacagcagcagcggcggcggcgcgaGCCAGAAGcgcgaggaggaggaggtggtggtgctGGGCGGCCCCGGGCCCCGCGGCGACGGCGGCGATGGCGGCGAGGCGGGCCCGCGCGAGGGCAAGCGCTCCTACTCCATGGAGCACTTCCGCTGGGGCAAGCCGGTGGGCAAGAAGCGGCGCCCGGTGAAGGTGTACCCCAACGGCGCCGAGGACGAGTCGGCCGAGGCCTTCCCCCTGGAGTTCAAGAGGGAGCTGGCCGGGGAGCGGCCCGAGGGCGCGGCGGCCCGCGCCGAGCTGGGGTACAGCCTGGTGGCGGAGGCCGAGGCGGCGGAGAAGAAGGACGAGGGGCCCTATAAAATGGAGCACTTCCGCTGGGGCAGCCCGCGCAAGGACAAGCGCTACGGCGGCTTCATGAGCTCCGAGAAGAGCCAGACGCCCCTGGTGACGCTGTTCAAAAACGCCATCATCAAGAACGCCCACAAGAAGGGCCAGTGA